From Erigeron canadensis isolate Cc75 chromosome 5, C_canadensis_v1, whole genome shotgun sequence:
ATGCTTTTGCATTGTTTCAAAAGTGAGATACATTCTTGTTCTTTTGTAATGAAGTCAAGTGTTTTTCTTTGATGGTGGTCCTCTTGTGGTAAGATTAAGTTGTGGTGGACTGATGTCCCAGCCATCGTATCACTTATACACCATTAATGGTGTATATATGgttttatttgtatgtatatatatggggaGAAAAGAGAGATAAAAAGGAATTTTGTTAAGTGTATTGATgggtataaaattttttttttttttctttgggcAAAAGATGGGAATCTAATCCGTGAGTTATGGAGAGGAAGTTTCAgccaaagaaagaaaatatgtaTGGGACATTATCATGTAAGATAGTGAATGGATAGGATAATGGTTTTCAATGTGGGCACCTCATGTCTAATGGATAAACAACTCCATTTTGTTTCTATTGTAACACTTCTTACcccatgtaaaaaaaatataatcgaTCCATTATCGACCTTCTTTGCAAATAGGTAAAATCATTTAATAGTATAGTTAAACAAAAATAGTGTGGGAATTGGACCCCTTATATTCTGTCATTGAGGCGGACCTAGTGACATCGTTTGTTAAATTTTGTAAATGATAAATATTTCCATACAAACTTATAAACTTAAGAATATAACCTTTcaaaaaagaacaaaagatACTCGTAAAATTTATGTTGATCAATTCCGGCCATCATTCATGGAGTCTGTGGTTGTGTTACGATGGCCAAACCCAACACTACCGCATAAaccttcttccttttctttttgtctGTGACTGCTTTGCAGTAATTAAACTAAAACTATTATTATGAAGTgaaatgtgtttgttttgtttttatctttcaaGGAATATGATCTTCGTCCACTTTAAAGAAGTCTTGTTGTCCTACTGGCTACATCATTCACCCCTTCGACAAATTTTCCAACCTTGTGCCAGTATTCTATCTTGCATCGATGAACCAATGGATTCTCCATACTTAAGATGTTTAAATAACGTTTCGAGGCTGTGGTGAGCTCTAGCCTCTAGCGGTTTGTTATTCGCAACATTCAGTATGGGTCATTCTCTATCTGTTATATGTGGTTCTTGGGTCTCGTTCACACATAGAGGTACCAAAATGTATTGTGAATGTTTATCATCTTCCAACCAGGATTAACCCCGATCACACCCATCTGTCAGGATTAGAATGTTGAGGGGTGTGATGAGCGTAGAGCCACCACAAGGTCCACTATATACACATTGACCGGTGTGACAATGCTTTAAATCAACCTTTGTTTGCTTCGAAAACACAGACATGCGCATGGGACTGTCCATGTTCCTCATTTACACTAGAGTCTTCAATGGAAAAAGGAGACTTATTTAGATACCCAAAAAAAACATTGATAGCTAATTTCAGGCTCAGCTatacatgttttatttgcatttgTAGATGGATAAGGGATTAATTTATAACAATACAAGCTCAAGGTAAAATCACATAGGAtatcattcacaagttcattgAGCTAATCTCAGGCTCAGCCATACATAGTTTTATTGGCATTTGTAAATCAATAAGCAGATTAATGTAATTCACAATACAAGGTAATATCATACAGAATATCGATATCGACTGGGGGATGAATTTTACTACAAAAGGAGATGTACAATAACACTAGTGTCATCCGCAACCATTACAATCCTACATCAATATTCTAAAGCTCGCTAGTAAAGacaaaaaagttcaaaataCGAATGCTATATTGAATCACAGTTGCAGAAACAAAAATGGAGGACCAACCTCATAATCGTATCATTTCTTTAGTATTACAATACATTCGGAGAGTTGAAATAAGACTTCAACAACTTATTGTTTCAAGACATTGTTTTTACTTAGCGGGCGTGTTGGCTTCTTAGAGTAACACGAATTCCACTCTCCTCCATCCTGAGAATAATAATCCATCGGATAATCAACATCGTTCTCTTCAACACCTTTCAAACCACCGTCATTATTTCCACAACATTTCTCACTCTTTCTACAACAATCTCCACCATCATTACAACCAGAACTCAAATGCAAATCCGAATCATTTTTACCCGCCGTTTTCTTCTCCCACCAACCAGGAAGATCCCCAAGAGCAATTTCCGCCTCAAAGGTAGTCAACAGCGGCTTAACAAACGCATCCCCCCAATCAATAGACAACCTAGGACACGCAATCTGAATCCAAGCATCAACCGAATCACCAAACAAAGCAATCCTAGTCGGAGACAACTCCGACATCAACACAATCGTCCACGACATCCCTTTCTCCCCCATCTTCTTCTCCAACCTATCAAGTATCCTCGGATTCCCTTGCCTCCCTAACGTCCCCAACACAATCCCCCAATTCTTCGCTTTCCTCGCCTTCATTatcgcgttcatcctacactCTTTCATCCCTTTATGATCATACTCTTCCAAAAACAACTTCCCCATATACGGATCATACCTAAACGCCTTAATCTTAGGGTTCGCTATCATAAACGCTTCTAAATGAAACCTACCGTCCGCtacaaaaaccaaaacactCTCACTCATATCCTCACCCTTTAACCCCCTCACCGTAGGCGCCGTACATCCTAACACTTCACCAGCCGATAACGGCTTCGTTTGCGGCACCAAAACTCTAAACCCTAACTTTTCTAATTCGGTTTTCGCACCTCTAATCGCGGTACCAAACTGTATAGTTCCAGCAACAataatactttttttacttCTACTTTCACAAATTAAATCACTACCAGAATTTTTATCATCAAAATTATCATCATCTAGATTCAATTTTACGGTTTCTACTAACCGATTAATATCGATTTTtatatcaacaaaaatatataaacaaggAATAACGGTATGATCTACCGGAACGAGGCAGCTATGGCCGTAATGAATCAACAGATCGGCGCCAAGCGCGTGAGCTGAAAGGTCATCTACACAACACGCGCCGTACGTGACGTCACCTAACACAAAACAGTTTTCGGCTTCAGTGAAAGTTGTTATGATGTCGGAAATGATTAACGAGTACATTAAAAGGCCTTCAGGGAACTGTAAGGCCACGCGCTTGGCGAAGGTGGATTGGACGCGCCAGATTGATTTGTGGATTTCGAAATTGTAGTTGGATGGAAGTAGAGAGATGGCGGTGGTTAAGGATGGATTGTTGGTTATTGAGTCGGGGATTTGGTTTTTTATGAAACGTTTTGGTTGACGCGGCGGAGTtatggtggtttgtggtggtTGTTGGAGGATTTGGAGGTTGGTGGATTccatttttccggcgagtgaGTGTTTGTATGTGTGAGGGTTTTAGGGATTTTAGGTTTAGAGGGATGGAAAGttagtaagtttttttttttttgtcaaggaGCGTTTGGGAGTGGATTTAATAGATATGAATAAATAAGTtgaaaagtaataataattctACGGTTTTTTTTAATAGGGTTTTGCtaatgacagcccttagggttgtcattaacaattAATTGGGTGCataaaaatttgtaccttgttGTTAGGAAAATCAGGGggtaatttttaatatataatgtacgagtttttaagcatgtaataagttgttagtgacagcccttaggactgtcattatcattttcctttttaataatAGACGTATGTCCGTGGAAATGGAGGTAACGACGACGGTGTGTTGGTGGCGACGACTAATAACGGTGGCGTAGGCGTTGGTTGCGAAGTGgttatatgattattaatgtaaaagtaattaatataaaagggTATTGTGGTTAATTTATAGATTGTCATTTTATAGGTTGagaaatatatgttgtaaattattttattaaaatgtatGTCCCGCGATGCGAAGGTCTTGTACTGGCAGAACGGGTGAcaaggtttacccctattagTTATCGTTTTTCGGGCGAATTAAAAGAGAATTTTTCCTCTTAATAGATATTGGGTGGGGGTGCTCTTTAACACTTTAATGTGAACCCGGTTAAAATAACATAGTCGAGATTGGATCCGTACATGTGGGTAAAAAAACTAATACTTCATACAATGTGATTATTATTAAGAAATTGCTAACTAGTGCCCtatttaatacgagtattaattacaatccaaataattttaagaaataataataagttattaattacAATTGATCTCTTTGCTCATTTGAATTTAGGAAACATCTGCAATGAATCTCCATCACCACCATCCTTTGATCCTTATATGAATTTAGCCCGAAAAGGGAAACTCCGGTCCTTGCCATAAATCAAATTGATGTCTTTCCTTTTTTAAATTAAGGAAAGGTTGAAACAAGTCATGTAAATTCTGCTGGCATTCGTTAATGTgtcttatttatattaaaaaaacactcCTTAATTAATAATACGTACGAAAGATATCGATTGATTGGCGACCAAGCTTTATAAGTCGGCTATAAATATAGATGAAATAGATCCTAATGTTGCATACATAATTCGATCATATCATTCACTTTTATCATCAACCCAATAATATTCCCTTCGATCTTAACATACGAAATCGCATTGATGACTGTGTATACTTACTCACATCTCTTAATACATACCTGCCCATTCCAAAATAGCATTCACTTTTATCATCAACCTAGTTAGCTAATATTTACTTCAATTTGATATATATCTTaatagtaaaaagataaaatgaaaacttaaaaaatatcgAGAACCATAAAAACTCTTTtctcatcaatatatatagggacaatattgtaattttataaaatcaataaatataattaatagtttaaataaaagttcCCCATAAATATCTCCTAACGGTTTTGTACATTTTACTAGTAacctatctttttctttttccaactattctcatcatcatcattttttatttaaaaacatacGTTCATTTCCTTGATCATTAAATTTGTTTTCTCAAATTAAattcattaattatattttccTTTACTATCATATGTAGGAACGAGAATAATAACTATTTCTATGCCCATTGATTCTTATTAGATCGAAATCATCTACcacattataatattatataataattcatGATAATGGGTATGTAACAAtgttaaaatgttttattataaCAACTATTTCtccatatataatttttaccATCTTTAAGTTATCATATTTCACAATGTTAACATGTGTGCACAATATTCTTCATACTTTCAGATACGAATGAATATAAAGATTTGTGAATGGACTATTTGCAAactttgttaaaatatatatatatatatatatatcaatacaCTTGTGAATACGATCATTCACATATGTACAaccccaaaaatatatataatcgatTTGCCGTTCATACGTGTACTAGccaaaaatatattgttatattaataCATTTGTAAATATATTCATTCACATGACCACATGTGTACTAGCCAAGTGAATAGGGTTGTTTACATGTATACCATCATTTTAAATATGATCATAAATCCTATATTAGCAAACTAATAAAATTGAAACAATTTCATGTAACTTTTGTTGATGGAATAAAAATACACATTACTATACAACTTGAGTTGCATTAGAAATCCGCtgaatagattaaaaaaaaaggaaaatgctaaaggaagcccttagggcttcacttaacgtgcataaaaagtttGTACTTTTCCATATTAGATGTCGGTcccttgaattttatggtaagtgtgcAACTAATTAATATACCTTAACGAAAATCTttagggctttgtttagcaaaacccaacttaatttatttatatatcatacCCGTTACTATTTTTAATATCTATGTATGCATTAATAATATAACGttgtataactatatatatcaaGTTATGATATAACGTTTATGatattctttt
This genomic window contains:
- the LOC122599901 gene encoding 2-(3-amino-3-carboxypropyl)histidine synthase subunit 1 — encoded protein: MESTNLQILQQPPQTTITPPRQPKRFIKNQIPDSITNNPSLTTAISLLPSNYNFEIHKSIWRVQSTFAKRVALQFPEGLLMYSLIISDIITTFTEAENCFVLGDVTYGACCVDDLSAHALGADLLIHYGHSCLVPVDHTVIPCLYIFVDIKIDINRLVETVKLNLDDDNFDDKNSGSDLICESRSKKSIIVAGTIQFGTAIRGAKTELEKLGFRVLVPQTKPLSAGEVLGCTAPTVRGLKGEDMSESVLVFVADGRFHLEAFMIANPKIKAFRYDPYMGKLFLEEYDHKGMKECRMNAIMKARKAKNWGIVLGTLGRQGNPRILDRLEKKMGEKGMSWTIVLMSELSPTRIALFGDSVDAWIQIACPRLSIDWGDAFVKPLLTTFEAEIALGDLPGWWEKKTAGKNDSDLHLSSGCNDGGDCCRKSEKCCGNNDGGLKGVEENDVDYPMDYYSQDGGEWNSCYSKKPTRPLSKNNVLKQ